From the genome of Deltaproteobacteria bacterium, one region includes:
- a CDS encoding transketolase family protein translates to MSQPTATRDTFGQTLLRLGAEVPNLVVLDADLSESTRSAKFAHAYPERFFQMGIQESNMLGTAAGLAATGKRVFCCSFSCFVTGRFDQIKVSVAYNHANVTIVGTHSGCAVGPDGYTQMALEDVGMLRTLPNLAVLQPADDLETAQMVEYLVRAHEGPAFLRLTRQKVPRVHDERYRFQLGQPDLLRPGKDLLICASGGTVGGALEAARRLESEGIQAAVANLHTLNPVDGARLAELARPCGVVLTVEDHSVVGGLGSAVCEALAEHAPTRVRRVGLREFGESGSPEELYAKHALDAAGIYVEAKKALAR, encoded by the coding sequence ATGAGTCAACCCACAGCCACCCGGGACACCTTCGGACAGACGCTCCTGCGGCTCGGCGCCGAGGTGCCGAACCTGGTCGTGCTGGACGCGGATCTCTCGGAGTCCACGCGTTCGGCCAAGTTCGCGCACGCCTACCCCGAGCGCTTCTTTCAGATGGGGATCCAGGAGAGCAACATGCTCGGCACGGCGGCGGGGCTCGCCGCCACGGGCAAGCGCGTCTTCTGCTGCTCCTTCTCGTGCTTCGTGACCGGCCGCTTCGACCAGATCAAGGTCTCGGTGGCCTACAACCACGCGAACGTGACGATCGTGGGCACGCACTCGGGCTGCGCGGTCGGTCCCGACGGCTACACCCAGATGGCGCTCGAGGACGTCGGGATGCTGCGCACGCTCCCCAACCTGGCCGTGCTGCAACCGGCCGACGACCTGGAGACCGCCCAGATGGTGGAGTACCTGGTCCGCGCGCACGAGGGTCCCGCGTTTCTGCGCCTCACCCGGCAGAAGGTGCCGCGGGTCCACGACGAGCGCTACCGCTTCCAGCTCGGGCAGCCGGACCTCCTGCGCCCCGGCAAGGATCTGCTGATCTGCGCCTCGGGGGGGACGGTCGGCGGGGCTCTCGAGGCGGCGCGGCGCCTCGAGTCCGAAGGGATCCAGGCCGCCGTGGCGAACCTGCACACGCTGAACCCCGTGGACGGCGCGCGGCTGGCCGAGCTCGCGCGCCCCTGCGGGGTCGTGCTGACCGTCGAGGACCATTCGGTCGTCGGAGGCCTCGGCTCGGCCGTGTGCGAGGCGCTGGCCGAGCACGCCCCGACCCGCGTCCGGCGCGTGGGGCTCAGGGAGTTCGGCGAGTCCGGCAGCCCCGAGGAGCTCTACGCCAAGCACGCGCTCGACGCGGCGGGAATCTACGTCGAGGCCAAGAAGGCACTCGCCCGCTGA
- a CDS encoding transketolase, with protein sequence MDKAALIRTLEAKAPRYRVDILEMLAEAGSGHPGGSLSAIDLVSAVYHYKLRHRPTEPNWPERDRFVMSKGHGVPAQYAVMADLGYFPRHQLWSLRKLGSPLQGHPCSRWLPGVEASTGSLGQGLSVAQGIALGARLDRRDTRVYCLLGDGESQEGQVWEAAMSAVKYRVDNLTAILDYNKAQIDGYVRDVMDLEPLPDKWRAFGWHVTSIDGHDFRQIVDALDEAAATRGRPTMIVAHTVKGKGVSFMENAVNWHGVSPTREEADRAIAEVRAKAGLPTTEAVR encoded by the coding sequence ATGGATAAGGCAGCCCTGATTCGAACGCTGGAGGCCAAGGCGCCTCGCTACCGGGTAGACATCCTCGAGATGCTCGCCGAGGCTGGCTCCGGTCATCCGGGGGGCTCGCTCTCGGCGATCGACCTCGTGAGCGCCGTCTACCACTACAAACTGCGGCATCGCCCGACGGAACCGAACTGGCCCGAGCGAGACCGCTTCGTCATGAGCAAGGGGCACGGGGTGCCGGCCCAGTACGCGGTGATGGCCGACCTCGGCTACTTCCCCCGCCATCAGCTCTGGAGCCTGCGCAAGCTCGGGTCGCCACTGCAGGGTCACCCGTGCAGCCGGTGGCTCCCGGGGGTCGAGGCCTCCACGGGATCGCTGGGCCAGGGGTTGAGCGTGGCCCAGGGGATCGCCCTCGGCGCGCGCCTGGACCGGCGGGACACGCGCGTCTACTGCCTCCTCGGGGACGGCGAGAGCCAGGAGGGGCAGGTCTGGGAGGCGGCCATGTCGGCGGTGAAGTACCGCGTGGACAACCTGACGGCCATCCTGGACTACAACAAGGCGCAGATCGACGGGTACGTCCGCGACGTGATGGACCTCGAGCCGCTGCCCGACAAATGGCGCGCCTTCGGCTGGCACGTGACCTCCATCGACGGCCACGACTTCCGACAGATCGTGGACGCCCTCGACGAGGCCGCCGCCACGCGCGGGCGCCCCACGATGATCGTCGCGCACACCGTGAAGGGCAAAGGCGTCTCGTTCATGGAGAACGCGGTGAACTGGCACGGCGTCTCGCCGACGCGCGAGGAGGCCGACCGAGCCATCGCCGAGGTGCGCGCCAAGGCGGGGCTCCCGACCACGGAGGCGGTCCGATGA
- the pepT gene encoding peptidase T — MSTLPAVAERLLRYVRYDTQSDESSNSVPSTLKQLELSRLLVQELQQLGLADAELDARGCVMATLPGNVAHPVPIIALMAHVDTSPELTGANVQPQVHAAYDGGPLRLGGEYLLTPEQCPELRDHVGHTIITTDGSTLLGADDKAGIAEIMTLLERLARDPKIPHGTLRVAFSCDEEIGRGADRVDVRKLGAQYGYTVDGETWGQVENETFCADSAHVTCKGVNVHPGYAKDKLVNALKVAARFVELLPRAESPEATSGRHGYVHPVAVKGGVEEAVVKLILRHFELDGLEAQHRLVAEVAEKAQAAFPGARVFVSFEESYRNMRYVLDHHPDVVQHALDAVRRAGLQPELHAIRGGTDGARLSYMGLPTPNIFTGAHMFHSRYEWVAVEAMEAAVETLVQLVQIWVERSAVEAPVAPR; from the coding sequence ATGTCCACCCTCCCCGCCGTCGCCGAGCGTCTCCTTCGCTACGTCCGCTACGATACCCAGTCCGACGAGTCCTCGAACAGCGTCCCGAGCACCTTGAAGCAGCTCGAGCTGTCACGGCTGCTCGTGCAGGAACTGCAGCAGCTCGGGCTCGCGGACGCCGAACTCGACGCCCGCGGCTGCGTGATGGCCACCCTGCCGGGCAACGTCGCCCATCCGGTGCCCATCATCGCCCTCATGGCCCACGTGGATACGTCGCCCGAGCTCACCGGGGCCAACGTCCAGCCGCAGGTCCACGCGGCGTACGACGGAGGACCGCTCCGGCTCGGCGGCGAGTACCTCCTGACGCCGGAGCAGTGTCCCGAGCTTCGCGACCACGTGGGGCACACGATCATCACCACCGATGGGAGCACGCTGCTCGGCGCGGACGACAAGGCCGGGATCGCGGAGATCATGACTCTGCTCGAGCGGCTCGCGCGCGACCCGAAGATCCCGCACGGCACCCTCCGCGTGGCCTTCTCGTGCGACGAGGAGATCGGGCGCGGGGCGGACCGCGTCGACGTGAGGAAGCTGGGCGCGCAGTACGGCTACACGGTGGATGGGGAGACCTGGGGCCAGGTGGAGAACGAGACCTTCTGCGCCGATTCGGCGCACGTGACCTGCAAGGGGGTGAACGTCCACCCGGGCTACGCCAAGGACAAGCTGGTCAACGCGCTGAAGGTGGCGGCGCGCTTCGTCGAGCTCCTCCCGCGCGCAGAGAGCCCGGAGGCGACCTCGGGGCGCCACGGCTACGTCCATCCGGTCGCCGTGAAGGGGGGCGTCGAGGAGGCCGTGGTGAAGCTCATCCTGCGGCACTTCGAGCTGGACGGGCTCGAGGCGCAGCATCGCCTGGTAGCCGAGGTGGCCGAGAAGGCGCAGGCCGCCTTCCCCGGCGCGCGCGTGTTCGTCAGCTTCGAGGAGAGCTACCGCAACATGCGCTACGTGCTCGACCACCATCCGGACGTCGTGCAGCACGCGCTGGACGCGGTGCGCCGGGCGGGGCTACAGCCCGAGCTCCACGCCATTCGCGGTGGCACCGACGGAGCGCGCCTGTCGTACATGGGGCTGCCCACGCCCAACATCTTCACCGGGGCGCACATGTTTCACAGCCGCTACGAGTGGGTCGCGGTGGAGGCCATGGAGGCCGCCGTGGAGACGCTCGTGCAGCTGGTCCAGATCTGGGTCGAGCGGAGCGCGGTCGAGGCCCCGGTCGCGCCGCGGTGA
- a CDS encoding CoA pyrophosphatase — MKGWRERLGAHRPELIAEAVCPKRAAVAVILRQGARSPEVLVIHRAEHPDDPWSGHLALPGGRVDATDEDPLAAARRETLEEVAIDLAADAQLLGRLDDLPAIAQGRAVPLVISPFVFSLEREVTPALSHEVQRIHWVELAWLRDPAAATQVRYPHKGQELVLPGWRVEDQVLWGLTYRMLVGLLALLEP, encoded by the coding sequence ATGAAAGGTTGGCGCGAGCGCCTCGGCGCACATCGCCCGGAGCTCATCGCCGAGGCGGTGTGCCCGAAGCGCGCCGCCGTGGCGGTGATCCTGCGCCAGGGCGCGCGCTCGCCGGAGGTGCTCGTCATCCACCGGGCCGAACACCCCGACGACCCGTGGTCCGGACACCTCGCCCTGCCGGGCGGCCGCGTCGACGCGACCGACGAAGACCCCCTCGCGGCGGCACGACGCGAGACGCTCGAGGAAGTCGCGATCGACCTCGCGGCCGACGCGCAGCTCCTTGGCCGACTCGACGACCTCCCGGCGATCGCGCAGGGGCGCGCGGTGCCCCTGGTGATCAGCCCGTTCGTCTTCTCGCTCGAGCGGGAGGTGACCCCGGCGCTCAGCCACGAGGTCCAGCGCATCCACTGGGTCGAGCTGGCCTGGCTGCGCGACCCCGCCGCGGCCACCCAGGTGCGCTACCCACACAAGGGCCAGGAGCTCGTGCTTCCCGGCTGGCGCGTCGAGGACCAGGTGCTCTGGGGGCTCACCTACCGCATGCTCGTCGGGCTCCTCGCACTCCTCGAGCCCTGA
- a CDS encoding AgmX/PglI C-terminal domain-containing protein: MTRWMLVAAVFLAWAAFPPRAVARKARSKGGATARRAAKGAPSKNARCKDLFCAAQVVRMDRSGEDGGLSGEQVDQILQSHTSRIEPCFVEARRRDPSLSGARARVEVVVKADGQVADARVNQVRGSPLSRCVLAKLKGVRFPKSRAPLTVAGFQMAVLQ; this comes from the coding sequence ATGACGCGCTGGATGCTGGTAGCCGCCGTGTTCCTCGCCTGGGCCGCCTTCCCTCCGCGTGCGGTCGCTCGCAAGGCCCGGAGCAAGGGCGGGGCCACGGCGCGGCGCGCGGCCAAGGGCGCCCCCTCGAAGAACGCGCGCTGCAAGGACCTCTTCTGCGCGGCCCAGGTAGTACGCATGGACCGCAGCGGCGAAGACGGCGGCCTCTCCGGCGAACAGGTGGATCAGATCCTCCAGAGTCACACGTCGCGGATCGAGCCCTGCTTCGTGGAGGCACGACGGCGCGACCCGAGCCTCTCCGGCGCGCGCGCCCGCGTGGAGGTGGTCGTGAAGGCCGACGGGCAGGTGGCCGACGCGCGGGTGAATCAGGTGCGCGGCTCGCCGCTCAGCCGCTGCGTCCTCGCCAAGCTGAAGGGCGTGCGCTTCCCGAAGAGCCGCGCCCCGCTGACGGTCGCCGGCTTCCAGATGGCGGTCCTGCAGTAG
- a CDS encoding S1 family peptidase — MAARFPRKMMALMLSLAGLGCADESSRPVAARSAPLIGGQAISDALLPGVGALVLNVPGYYQAFCTGTLVAKDWVLTAAHCIAQVPAGTPTGFYLGGNVHAADVASRVVPIAEMHAHPSYTNGTPPGQLAVYDDIALVKLARAVTGVEPVKLVRKAEVATLVQTNRPVEVIGFGQTNAASEQSTGVRYQGITSIFQVGTHELWIYAPQGPQKCRGDSGGPTLGDLDAGEGYDWRVIGVASRAGENCTMGSVETRVDMYAEWIHGVVGSLPCGSGLSAPCEPPPPPTTTRKPLGDRCASSSECVANLCVGFQGAKVCSRLCSLSAPSCPQGFACQPASGDKGACIALSAVKAPLGGSCAGSDQCESGLCGAGPDGATFCTQLCTPSTGCGEGMECLPAGSGRHACALLPGTSPGGAATGSETSSGCALVPFANPTSGAGAWLLAALALLVARRRSPWRVCGILKVRS; from the coding sequence ATGGCTGCACGGTTCCCCCGGAAGATGATGGCGCTGATGCTCTCGCTGGCAGGCCTCGGGTGCGCCGACGAGAGTTCCCGGCCCGTCGCGGCGAGGAGCGCTCCCCTGATCGGAGGACAGGCGATCTCCGACGCGCTCCTGCCGGGGGTCGGCGCCCTGGTCCTCAACGTCCCCGGCTACTACCAGGCCTTCTGCACCGGCACGCTCGTGGCCAAGGATTGGGTCCTCACCGCCGCTCACTGCATCGCGCAGGTGCCGGCCGGGACGCCCACCGGCTTCTACCTCGGAGGGAACGTGCACGCGGCGGACGTGGCCTCGCGCGTGGTCCCCATCGCCGAAATGCACGCGCACCCGAGCTACACGAACGGCACGCCCCCCGGTCAGCTCGCGGTCTACGACGACATCGCGCTGGTCAAGCTCGCCAGGGCCGTGACGGGCGTCGAACCGGTGAAGCTCGTACGGAAGGCGGAGGTGGCGACGCTCGTGCAGACGAACCGGCCGGTCGAGGTCATCGGGTTCGGCCAGACGAACGCGGCGAGCGAGCAGAGCACCGGCGTGCGCTATCAGGGGATCACCAGCATCTTCCAGGTCGGCACGCACGAGCTCTGGATCTACGCCCCGCAAGGCCCGCAGAAGTGCCGCGGCGACTCCGGCGGGCCCACCCTCGGCGACCTCGACGCCGGCGAGGGGTACGACTGGCGCGTGATCGGCGTGGCCTCGCGCGCCGGAGAGAACTGCACCATGGGGAGCGTGGAGACCCGCGTCGACATGTACGCCGAGTGGATCCACGGCGTCGTCGGGTCGCTCCCGTGCGGCAGCGGCCTCAGCGCGCCGTGCGAGCCCCCGCCGCCGCCCACCACCACGCGCAAGCCGCTCGGAGACCGCTGCGCGAGCTCGAGCGAGTGCGTGGCGAACCTCTGCGTCGGCTTCCAGGGGGCGAAGGTCTGCTCGCGGCTGTGTAGCCTGAGCGCCCCGAGCTGCCCTCAGGGTTTCGCCTGCCAGCCTGCGTCCGGGGACAAGGGAGCCTGCATCGCCCTGAGCGCCGTCAAGGCCCCCCTCGGCGGCTCGTGCGCCGGGAGCGATCAGTGTGAGAGCGGCCTCTGCGGCGCGGGCCCCGACGGAGCCACGTTCTGCACGCAGCTCTGCACCCCCTCCACCGGCTGCGGCGAGGGGATGGAGTGCCTCCCGGCGGGGAGCGGCCGGCACGCCTGTGCCCTGCTCCCCGGAACCTCCCCCGGAGGCGCAGCAACCGGGAGCGAGACCTCCTCGGGGTGCGCGCTGGTCCCCTTCGCGAACCCGACGAGCGGCGCCGGGGCCTGGCTCCTCGCGGCTCTGGCCCTGCTCGTGGCGAGGCGGCGGTCCCCATGGCGCGTTTGCGGTATCCTGAAGGTACGATCATGA
- a CDS encoding sodium:solute symporter family protein: MAPWFGGVIAQGPMRAAVFSFSPLDLAVVGLFLLAVLTLGLRLGRRAGPAEEFLLAGRRLTLPMFVGSLVSTWYGGILGVGEIAFSDGVVTWVTQGGFWYLSYFVFAFFLAERLSRSKQVTLPDQLGLLHGPRARVVASLLNFLNVVPVAYMLSMGLVAHLILGCPVWLGTVLGATLVLGYSALGGFRAVVYTDLLQFALMCVAVALLMIFAVVKLGGSDYLTLRLPPAHLQPRGHVSGQELFVWALIALSTLVDPNFYQRCYAALTPRVARLGVLCSIGFWMLFDVCTTFTGLYARAALPTADPRLAYPLLANRLLPPGVKGIFFVGLLATVMGTVDSYCFVAATTLSHDFFRRTLRPDATDETVVRTTRWALLFTVVLAVLLSLASGGSIKGVWKTLGSLSTSALLVPMLLGQLGWRPRGAGLAAMLAGAGGTLGWAALRRFGPPWARRLEVMVPGLGLSLSAYAGAGLLSRGGKGTP, translated from the coding sequence ATGGCCCCCTGGTTCGGGGGAGTCATCGCGCAAGGACCGATGCGTGCGGCGGTTTTCAGTTTCTCGCCCCTCGACCTGGCGGTCGTCGGGTTGTTCCTGCTGGCGGTCCTGACCCTCGGCCTGCGGCTCGGGCGGCGTGCGGGTCCCGCCGAGGAGTTCTTGCTCGCGGGGCGCCGGCTCACGCTCCCGATGTTCGTCGGGAGCCTCGTCTCGACCTGGTACGGCGGGATCCTGGGCGTCGGGGAGATCGCCTTCTCCGACGGGGTCGTGACCTGGGTGACGCAGGGGGGCTTCTGGTACCTGAGCTACTTCGTCTTCGCCTTCTTCCTGGCCGAGCGGCTCTCGCGGTCGAAACAGGTCACGCTTCCGGATCAGCTGGGACTCCTGCACGGGCCGCGCGCGCGAGTCGTGGCCTCGCTGCTCAACTTCCTCAACGTGGTCCCCGTGGCCTACATGCTCTCGATGGGGCTCGTGGCGCACCTCATCCTCGGCTGCCCGGTCTGGCTCGGCACCGTCCTCGGAGCCACGCTGGTCCTCGGCTACAGCGCGCTCGGCGGGTTCCGCGCCGTGGTCTACACGGACCTGCTTCAGTTTGCCCTCATGTGCGTGGCGGTGGCCCTGCTGATGATCTTCGCGGTGGTGAAGCTCGGCGGGTCCGACTACCTGACGCTGCGCCTGCCGCCGGCGCACCTCCAGCCGCGGGGCCACGTCTCGGGCCAGGAGCTCTTCGTCTGGGCGCTCATCGCCCTGTCGACCCTTGTGGACCCGAACTTCTACCAGCGCTGCTACGCCGCGCTGACGCCGCGGGTGGCCCGCCTGGGCGTTCTCTGCTCGATCGGGTTCTGGATGCTCTTCGACGTCTGTACCACCTTCACGGGTCTCTACGCGCGCGCCGCGCTCCCGACCGCAGACCCGCGCCTGGCCTACCCGCTGCTCGCGAACCGACTCCTGCCCCCGGGGGTGAAAGGGATCTTCTTCGTCGGGCTGCTCGCCACCGTGATGGGGACCGTGGACTCGTACTGCTTCGTCGCCGCGACGACCCTGAGCCATGACTTCTTTCGCCGCACCCTGCGCCCCGACGCGACCGACGAGACGGTGGTGCGCACGACGCGCTGGGCCCTCCTCTTCACCGTGGTGCTGGCCGTGCTCCTCTCGCTGGCCTCGGGGGGCTCGATCAAGGGCGTCTGGAAGACGCTGGGCTCGCTCAGCACCTCGGCGCTCCTCGTGCCGATGCTGCTCGGTCAGCTCGGCTGGCGTCCGCGTGGTGCGGGCCTCGCGGCGATGCTGGCGGGCGCCGGTGGCACCCTGGGCTGGGCCGCGCTCAGGCGCTTCGGTCCACCCTGGGCCCGCCGCCTGGAGGTGATGGTGCCGGGGCTCGGCCTCTCGCTCTCGGCCTACGCGGGGGCGGGACTTCTCTCGAGAGGCGGAAAGGGGACGCCGTGA
- the uvrA gene encoding excinuclease ABC subunit UvrA, whose product MDTLVIRGARENNLKGIDLDLPRGRLVVITGVSGSGKSSLAFDTIYAEGQRRYVESLSAYARQFLERMSRPDVDTIEGLSPAISIEQRGLSKNPRSTVGTVTEIHDYLRLLFARVGRPHCPQCGQPIAAQSVSQMVDQLLALPAGTRCAILAPVVRDKKGELKKELDRLRQDGFSRVNLDGEVLDLSGEIELDRQQRHTLEVYVDRLAIKPEVRPRLAESLELALKLGGGVAKVTSPDRGPDGEELDLVLSERFACHACGISLAEVSPRLFSFNSPHGACPRCSGLGALLEVDETRLVPDPELSLRQGAIEPWEQRGGAYHHRLLEALALREGIDLDAPYRLLSEEARRLILHGTGGDPLELTLGEGERAQTYRRPFEGVVPNLERRMAERVKRKKEGATVGELEQFDAVVEAFQAYLRRTSCPACGGARLRPEALAVRLEERSIHDLSRLSVEAALRFFEGLVLEGRDQIVGARILREIVSRLTFLRGVGLGYLTLDRVAATLSGGEGQRVRLATQIGAALVGVLYILDEPSIGLHPRDHAQLLETLLRLRDLGNTVLVVEHDEEAMRAADYVVDLGPGAGEQGGRVMAQGTLQEVMATAGSLTGQYLAGKRRIEVPRARRKGQRKPLLVRGARTNNLKGIDVRIPLGTLTCVTGVSGSGKSSLIVDTLLPAARAFLHRSRDAAGEHDGLEGLELLERVIAVDQSPIGRTPRSNPATYAGLFGPIRELFAGTAEARLRGYTGRRFSFNVKGGRCEACKGDGILRIEMHFLPDVYVPCDVCEGRRYGEETLRIRYKGLSIADVLERTVDEARLLFAAVPPVRDRLEVLSRVGLGYLRLGQAATTLSGGEAQRMKLAKELARRGSGHALYILDEPTTGLHFADIHLLLEVLNELVDAGNTVIVIEHQVDVVKSADYVIDLGPEGGDGGGEVVVAGTPEEVAASPRSHTGAWLKRVLS is encoded by the coding sequence ATGGACACGCTGGTCATCCGCGGGGCCCGAGAGAACAACCTGAAGGGGATCGACCTGGACCTCCCCCGGGGACGGCTCGTGGTCATCACCGGCGTCTCGGGCTCGGGGAAGTCCTCGCTGGCCTTCGACACGATCTACGCCGAGGGGCAGCGTCGCTACGTCGAGTCGCTCTCGGCCTACGCGCGGCAATTCCTCGAGCGCATGTCCCGGCCCGACGTGGACACGATCGAGGGACTCAGCCCCGCGATCAGCATCGAGCAACGCGGCCTCTCGAAGAACCCGCGCTCCACCGTGGGGACGGTCACCGAGATCCACGACTACCTGCGCCTGCTCTTCGCCCGCGTGGGTCGTCCGCACTGCCCGCAGTGCGGCCAGCCGATCGCCGCGCAGAGCGTGTCGCAGATGGTGGACCAGCTCCTCGCCCTTCCCGCGGGGACCCGGTGCGCCATCCTGGCCCCCGTGGTGCGCGACAAGAAGGGGGAGCTGAAGAAGGAGCTCGACCGCCTGCGCCAGGACGGCTTCAGCCGCGTCAACCTGGACGGCGAGGTGCTGGACCTCTCCGGAGAGATCGAACTCGACCGGCAGCAGCGGCACACGCTCGAGGTCTACGTCGACCGGCTGGCGATCAAGCCCGAGGTGCGTCCGCGCCTCGCCGAGAGCCTGGAGCTGGCGCTCAAGCTCGGCGGGGGGGTGGCGAAGGTGACCTCTCCGGACCGCGGCCCGGACGGGGAGGAGCTCGACCTCGTCCTGTCCGAGCGCTTCGCCTGCCACGCCTGCGGCATCTCGCTCGCGGAGGTCTCGCCCCGCCTCTTCTCCTTCAACAGCCCGCACGGCGCGTGCCCGAGGTGCAGCGGCCTCGGCGCGCTCCTCGAGGTCGACGAGACGCGCCTCGTCCCGGACCCCGAGCTGTCGCTCCGTCAGGGGGCCATCGAGCCCTGGGAGCAGCGGGGGGGGGCCTACCACCATCGCCTCCTCGAGGCGCTCGCTCTGCGGGAGGGGATAGACCTGGATGCCCCCTACCGGCTGCTCTCCGAGGAGGCGCGGCGGCTGATCCTTCACGGCACCGGGGGCGACCCGCTCGAGCTGACGCTCGGGGAGGGAGAGCGCGCGCAGACCTACCGGCGGCCGTTCGAGGGGGTTGTCCCGAACCTCGAGCGTCGCATGGCCGAGCGGGTCAAACGCAAGAAGGAGGGCGCGACGGTCGGCGAGCTCGAGCAGTTCGACGCGGTGGTCGAGGCCTTCCAGGCCTACCTGCGACGGACGAGCTGCCCAGCCTGCGGGGGGGCGCGGCTCCGGCCCGAGGCTCTCGCCGTCCGCCTCGAGGAGCGGTCGATCCACGACCTCTCCCGGCTGAGCGTCGAGGCCGCCCTCAGGTTTTTTGAAGGCCTCGTTCTAGAAGGGCGCGATCAGATCGTGGGGGCTCGCATCCTGCGCGAGATCGTCTCGCGGCTGACCTTCCTTCGCGGCGTGGGGCTCGGGTACCTGACTCTCGACCGCGTCGCGGCGACCCTCTCGGGGGGCGAGGGGCAGCGCGTGCGGCTGGCCACGCAGATCGGGGCCGCTCTCGTGGGGGTGCTCTACATCCTCGACGAGCCCTCGATCGGGCTCCACCCGAGAGACCACGCGCAGCTGCTCGAGACGCTGCTGCGGCTGCGCGACCTCGGCAACACGGTTCTCGTGGTGGAGCACGACGAGGAGGCGATGCGCGCGGCCGACTACGTGGTGGACCTGGGACCCGGCGCGGGCGAGCAGGGGGGGCGCGTGATGGCCCAGGGGACCCTGCAGGAGGTGATGGCGACCGCCGGGAGCCTCACCGGGCAGTACCTGGCGGGGAAAAGGCGGATCGAGGTCCCGCGCGCGCGGAGGAAGGGGCAGCGCAAGCCCCTGCTGGTCCGCGGCGCCCGCACCAACAACCTGAAGGGGATCGACGTGCGGATCCCGCTCGGCACGTTGACTTGCGTGACCGGCGTCTCCGGGTCGGGGAAGTCCTCGCTGATCGTGGACACGCTCCTGCCGGCCGCGCGGGCCTTCCTCCACCGCAGTCGCGACGCGGCGGGGGAGCACGACGGGCTCGAGGGACTCGAGCTGCTCGAGCGGGTGATCGCGGTCGATCAGAGCCCCATCGGCCGCACGCCCCGGTCGAATCCTGCCACCTACGCCGGGCTCTTCGGCCCCATCCGGGAGCTCTTCGCCGGTACCGCCGAGGCGCGGCTGCGCGGGTACACCGGCCGGCGCTTCTCCTTCAACGTGAAGGGGGGGCGCTGCGAAGCGTGCAAGGGGGACGGCATCCTGCGCATCGAGATGCACTTCCTCCCCGACGTGTACGTGCCGTGCGACGTCTGCGAGGGGCGACGGTACGGCGAGGAGACCCTGCGCATCCGGTACAAGGGGCTCTCGATCGCGGACGTGCTGGAGCGGACCGTCGACGAGGCGCGGCTGCTGTTCGCCGCGGTCCCTCCGGTGCGAGACCGACTCGAGGTGCTCTCGCGGGTGGGGCTCGGGTACCTTCGACTCGGGCAGGCCGCGACCACGCTCTCCGGGGGCGAGGCGCAGCGCATGAAGCTGGCGAAGGAGCTCGCGCGACGAGGGAGCGGACACGCGCTCTACATCCTCGACGAGCCCACGACGGGGCTACACTTTGCGGACATCCACCTGCTGCTGGAAGTGCTGAACGAGCTCGTGGACGCGGGAAACACGGTGATCGTGATCGAGCATCAGGTGGACGTGGTGAAGAGCGCGGACTACGTGATCGACCTCGGCCCCGAGGGGGGCGATGGGGGAGGGGAGGTGGTCGTGGCCGGGACGCCGGAGGAGGTGGCGGCCTCGCCTCGCTCGCACACGGGAGCCTGGCTGAAGCGAGTGCTGTCGTGA
- a CDS encoding ABC transporter ATP-binding protein — MSVAACELRKSFAGLDAVAGLSFAVAAGEVYGLIGPNGAGKTTTLRMLAGLLRPDAGQARICGEDVAADVERAKSRVGYLTAATGLYERLTARETLRFFGQLYGKTVAEVDARIEVLAPALRLEGLLERRCGKLSTGERQRISLARATIHDPPVLILDEPTAGLDIVASRSVADFVRTARGAGRAILFCTHYMSEAELLCDRIGLLSGGKLLAEGAPAVLKAELGAGSLEEAFLRLLDRQRGVEAKAAEGSA; from the coding sequence GTGAGCGTCGCCGCGTGCGAGCTGCGGAAGAGCTTCGCCGGCCTGGACGCCGTGGCGGGGCTCTCCTTCGCCGTGGCGGCGGGAGAGGTCTACGGGCTCATCGGTCCGAACGGCGCCGGCAAGACCACGACGCTGCGCATGCTGGCCGGCCTGCTGCGCCCTGACGCGGGGCAGGCGCGGATCTGCGGCGAGGACGTGGCCGCCGACGTCGAGCGCGCCAAGTCGCGCGTCGGGTACCTCACCGCGGCGACGGGGCTCTACGAGCGCCTGACCGCGCGCGAGACCCTGCGTTTCTTCGGGCAGCTCTACGGCAAGACCGTGGCCGAGGTGGACGCGCGGATCGAGGTGCTGGCTCCGGCGCTCCGCCTCGAGGGGCTGCTCGAGCGTCGCTGCGGCAAGCTCAGCACGGGGGAGCGGCAGCGCATCTCGCTCGCGCGGGCGACGATCCACGATCCGCCCGTGCTGATCCTCGACGAGCCGACGGCGGGGCTCGATATCGTCGCGAGCCGGTCGGTGGCGGACTTCGTGCGAACCGCCCGAGGCGCCGGGCGGGCCATCCTGTTCTGCACGCACTACATGTCGGAGGCCGAGCTGCTCTGCGATCGCATCGGTCTCCTCTCGGGCGGGAAGCTGCTGGCCGAGGGGGCCCCCGCGGTCCTGAAGGCCGAGCTCGGGGCGGGGTCGCTCGAGGAGGCCTTCCTGCGGCTGCTCGACCGGCAGCGTGGCGTGGAGGCGAAGGCCGCGGAGGGATCGGCATGA